In Candidatus Binatus sp., the sequence TTACGATAGGATGGCGCGGGCGGCGCGCCGCGGCGCTCACTTTGGTGGTGTTCAGCCTGTTGGTTGTTTCGATCGTGGGCGTTAACCTGATTTTTCCGGGCAAACACGGCGGCAGTTTCGGCTGAAAATGGATCAGACTTTATTTATCGTCGGCATAAACCATCGCAGCGCTGCGGTTGGGTTGCGTGAACGCCTGGCGTTTGCCGACGAGGAGATCGCTGCTGCGCTGGGCAGGCTGCGGGACTCGTCACCCGCGGTCCTGGAGGCGGCGCTGATTTCGACCTGCAATCGGGTCGAGGTGGTGGGCGTCGCCTCCGATCCGGCGCGCGCGGCCGATGACACGCTGAAGTTTCTGGCCGCCGATCGAAACGTCGCGCAAGCCGCGTTCGCCGACGTGATTTATAGTTCCGCCGGGCGCGACGCCGCGCGTCATCTGTTCCGCGTGGGTGCGAGTCTCGATTCGATGGTCGTTGGCGAGCCGCAGATATTGGGCCAGCTCAAGATCGCCTACGCGCAGGCGTCCGAGGCGGGCAGCGTCGGCCCGATTCTGCATCGCGCGTTCCACAAGGCGTTCAGCGTCGCCAAGCACGTGCGCAAGGGCACGCTTATCGGCCATGGAGCGGTCTCCGTCAGTTCCGTGGCAGTCGCGCTTGCGGGCCAGATTTTCGACACGTTGAAAGACAAGACCGTGATGCTGATGGGCGCGGGCAGAATGGCGGAGTTGACCGCCCGCCAGTTGAACGCGCTCGGAATCGAGTCGCTGCTGATCACCTCGCGCACTTTCGATCACGCAGTCGCGCTCGCGCGCGAGCTTGGCGGCACCGCGGTGCCGTACAGCAACTACAAGCCGCACCTCAAGATGGTGGACGTGCTTATCGGTTCGCTCGCATCCACCAAACCGGTGCTCGGCCCCGAGGAATTCGAGTCCGTGATTCGCGAGCGCCGCTACCGGCCGATGTTTCTGATCGACATGGGCGTGCCGCGCAATTTTGACGAGCGGCTCAACGCGCTGCAAAACGTCTATCTGTACGACATCGACGATCTCGGCGCGCTGGTTAAACGATCGCTCGGCGATCGCGAGCGCGAAGCCGAAAAGGCCGAACAGATCGTCGAGCTCGAACTCGAATCGTTCCTCAGGTGGCTGGCGGGCCTCGACCTGACCCCCACTATCAAGGACATCCGCTACAGTGTCGAACGGCTGCGCGACGTCGAGATGGGACGCCATCGCGGCTGGCTGGCGCAACTGGAACCCGCGGTGCGCGAACGAGTCGAATTGCTTACTCACGGACTGACCAACAAACTGCTGCATCGCATTCTGTCCGGCCTCAAGCATCACGACAACAAAACGCTCGATGCCGCGTTTGCCGCCGAGGTCGCCCGCCGCCTGCTCGGTGCTGAATTGGACGCGCAAGTCCGCGATCTCGACGACGCGGACGACGATGACGACACGGGCACCGAGTGACCGCGCGGCGCACTGAACCCCCATGTCGCTCAAGCCCAAGCTCAAGATCAGAATCGGTTCGCGGCCAAGCCAGCTGGCGCTGGTCCAGGCGTCGATGATGCGGGAGCGGCTCGCGGCGCAAATTTCCGATGTCGATCCCGAAATTGAAATCGTTGAGATCCGCACCAGCGGCGACAAGCTTATGTCGGCGTCGCTCGCGCAAGTGGGCGGCAAGGGACTCTTTATCAAGGAGCTCGAGCAGGCGCTCACCGATCGCAGGATCGACGCCGCCGTCCATTCGATGAAAGATCTTCCCGCGGTCCTGCCGCCGCAGTTTCGCCTGGCTGCGGTGCCGGGGCGCGAGAATACCGCCGATATCCTGGTGACGCGCGACGGCTCGGCATTGTCGGCGCTGCCGGCGGGCGCGCGGCTTGGCACCTCGTCGTCGCGCCGCCATTTCCAGGCGCTCAGGATGAATCGGGGGCTTGCGGTTCTGCCGTTGCGCGGCAACGTCGATACGCGTTTGAAGCGCGTCGCCGACGGCAGCTTCGACGCGATCATAATCGCGATGGCGGGGGTGAAGCGGCTGGGGCGGTTGCGCGAGGTGAAGTTCGTCGAGCTCGATGGCCGCGATTTCATCCCGGCCGGGGGGCAGGGCGCGCTTGCCATCGAAACGCTTGCCGAGCGCGACGACCCGGTTTCAAATGAACTCGATCGCGCGCTTTGCGCGATCAACGACCCGCGCGCTTTCTACGAAACCGCGGCCGAACGATCGTTCCTGGCCGCGATCGATGCGTCCTGCACGACGCCGGTCGGCGTAAGCGCAAGCATCGTGGGCGACACGCTCGCGCTCGCGGCGATCCTGTTCAGTCCCGACGGCGCGCGCGAGCTGTCGGAGTCGATGGAGCAACCGATAGCGCCCGGCCTCGCGCCGTCCGCCGCCGAAAGTTCCGGCAAGCGGCTGGCGGAAAAAATGCTCGCGCGGGACGCTGCCGCGATTCTTCGGTC encodes:
- the hemA gene encoding glutamyl-tRNA reductase; the protein is MDQTLFIVGINHRSAAVGLRERLAFADEEIAAALGRLRDSSPAVLEAALISTCNRVEVVGVASDPARAADDTLKFLAADRNVAQAAFADVIYSSAGRDAARHLFRVGASLDSMVVGEPQILGQLKIAYAQASEAGSVGPILHRAFHKAFSVAKHVRKGTLIGHGAVSVSSVAVALAGQIFDTLKDKTVMLMGAGRMAELTARQLNALGIESLLITSRTFDHAVALARELGGTAVPYSNYKPHLKMVDVLIGSLASTKPVLGPEEFESVIRERRYRPMFLIDMGVPRNFDERLNALQNVYLYDIDDLGALVKRSLGDREREAEKAEQIVELELESFLRWLAGLDLTPTIKDIRYSVERLRDVEMGRHRGWLAQLEPAVRERVELLTHGLTNKLLHRILSGLKHHDNKTLDAAFAAEVARRLLGAELDAQVRDLDDADDDDDTGTE
- the hemC gene encoding hydroxymethylbilane synthase encodes the protein MSLKPKLKIRIGSRPSQLALVQASMMRERLAAQISDVDPEIEIVEIRTSGDKLMSASLAQVGGKGLFIKELEQALTDRRIDAAVHSMKDLPAVLPPQFRLAAVPGRENTADILVTRDGSALSALPAGARLGTSSSRRHFQALRMNRGLAVLPLRGNVDTRLKRVADGSFDAIIIAMAGVKRLGRLREVKFVELDGRDFIPAGGQGALAIETLAERDDPVSNELDRALCAINDPRAFYETAAERSFLAAIDASCTTPVGVSASIVGDTLALAAILFSPDGARELSESMEQPIAPGLAPSAAESSGKRLAEKMLARDAAAILRS